The Magnolia sinica isolate HGM2019 chromosome 10, MsV1, whole genome shotgun sequence genome includes a window with the following:
- the LOC131217212 gene encoding ABC transporter I family member 17-like, giving the protein METPKVSSDVELAHLLVDVLEDGQDPVPDSKFRIRNLTKRTESGDPILSGVCVDVPKGLVVGIIGPSGSGKSTLLRALNRLWEPDAGSVFLDGEDICGLDVLSLRRRVGMLFQLPVLFEGTVADNVQYGPHLQGKRLTDTDVSKLLALADLDHSFAAKNSTELSVGQAQRVALARTLANEPEVLLLDEPTSALDPISTQNIEDVIMKLKMSPKPTTTIIVSHSIKQIQRIADVACLLINGQIVEVLKPNELYRSEHPMVRRFLELSS; this is encoded by the exons ATGGAAACGCCCAAGGTTTCTTCAG ACGTGGAGCTCGCACATTTACTCGTTGATGTCTTGGAAGACGGGCAAGATCCTGTACCGGATTCGAAATTTCGGATCCGAAACCTGACGAAACGGACCGAATCGGGGGACCCGATACTTTCCGGTGTCTGTGTTGATGTACCGAAGGGTCTGGTCGTTGGAATAATCGGACCGAGCGGGAGCGGGAAATCGACGCTTCTGAGGGCTCTGAACAGGTTGTGGGAACCGGATGCCGGTTCCGTCTTTCTCGACGGGGAGGATATATGCGGTCTGGATGTACTGAGCCTACGGCGCAGAGTAGGGATGCTCTTTCAGCTGCCCGTCCTTTTCGAAG GAACGGTCGCGGACAATGTCCAGTACGGACCGCATCTGCAAGGGAAGAGGCTAACAGATACCGACGTGTCCAAGCTGCTGGCCTTGGCGGATCTCGACCACTCGTTCGCCGCCAAAAATAGCACCGAGCTCTCGGTGGGCCAGGCCCAAAGAGTTGCATTGGCCAGGACCTTGGCTAACGAGCCTGAG GTGTTGCTCTTGGACGAACCAACTAGTGCACTCGATCCGATCTCGACTCAGAACATCGAGGACGTGATCATGAAGCTGAAGATGAGTCCGAAGCCGACTACGACAATCATCGTCTCTCACAGCATCAAGCAAATACAAAGGATCGCTGACGTTGCATGCTTgctgatcaatggtcagatcgtGGAGGTGTTGAAACCGAACGAGCTCTACCGATCCGAGCATCCCATGGTTCGAAGGTTTCTtgaactcagctcctga